In Silene latifolia isolate original U9 population chromosome X, ASM4854445v1, whole genome shotgun sequence, the following proteins share a genomic window:
- the LOC141618761 gene encoding uncharacterized protein LOC141618761: protein MEYFTRIIDCATGKLPFHFHPLCKPMRLTHLMFADDLFLFCKGDARSIMVLLRAYESFSRASGLKMNPQKSCAYFNGVPSGLKKEILSVSGIKEGSLPFKYLGVPITAGRLKKSDCGVLIDKIVERIRCLGAKKLSFAGRLVLVKSMLSTMFNYWASLFVLPKGVINRVDAICKNFLWEGSTEHNKAPLLAWHKVCVPQKEGGLGLRVSSIWNVATIGKLVWWLSVKPEKLWVHWHWRKVCNVRDTIKEGFSDGIWSIGVGEYSVKSCYSWLRDKRPEKLFKLQISTDDSCCICGLATESHAHLFQECIFSHKIYSYLAVKLGGRLDATNQLQCIMKKRWSRLRKQVTTAILLAAWYLIWNQRIETRLFFKVSRPELIAEHIWRVIHTRIRVLSPQFITFNDKLWLSRVHLM from the exons ATGGAATATTTCACAAGAATCATTGACTGTGCTACTGGGAAGTTGCCATTTCATTTTCATCCCCTTTGCAAACCTATGAGGCTTACTcatctgatgtttgcagatgatttatttttattcTGTAAAGGGGATGCACGGTCTATTATGGTCTTGCTGAGGGCTTATGAATCCTTTTCCAGAGCTTCAGGGCTTAAGATGAACCCGCAGAAGTCCTGTGCTTATTTCAATGGTGTGCCATCTGGTCTAAAAAAGGAGATCTTGTCTGTTTCTGGTATTAAAGAAGGCTCTCTGCCTTTTAAATATCTTGGTGTCCCTATAACAGCAGGTAGGCTAAAAAAGAGTGATTGTGGGGTTCTCATTGATAAAATAGTTGAGAGGATCAGGTGTCTTGGAGCTAAGAAACTTTCTTTTGCAGGGAGGCTTGTCCTTGTTAAATCAATGCTCTCTACCATGTTTAACTACTGGGCTTCTTTATTTGTGTTGCCTAAGGGAGTCATAAATAGAGTTGATGCCATTTGCAAGAATTTCTTATGGGAAGGGAGTACTGAGCATAATAAAGCTCCTTTACTTGCCTGGCATAAGGTTTGTGTCCCTCAGAAGGAAGGGGGTCTTGGTCTTAGAGTCAGTTCAATCTGGAATGTTGCTACCATTGGCAAACTGGTCTGGTGGCTTTCAGTGAAGCCTGAGAAGCTATGGGTCCA TTGGCATTGGAGGAAAGTTTGTAATGTTCGAGATACTATCAAGGAAGGGTTTTCTGATGGAATTTGGAGTATAGGTGTAGGTGAATATTCTGTGAAGTCGTGCTATTCTTGGTTGAGAGATAAAAGACCA GAGAAGTTATTTAAGTTGCAGATTTCTACTGATGACAGTTGTTGTATCTGTGGCCTTGCTACTGAGAGTCATGCCCATTTGTTTCAAGAGTGCATATTCAGTCATAAGATCTATAGTTATCTAGCTGTGAAGTTGGGTGGTCGGCTAGATGCTACTAATCAGTTGCAGTGTATCATGAAGAAGAGATGGAGCAGGTTGAGGAAACAGGTGACCACTGCTATTCTTTTGGCAGCTTGGTACCTAATCtggaatcagcgtattgagactaGGCTGTTTTTTAAGGTTTCACGGCCTGAATTAATAGCTGAGCATATTTGGCGTGTTATCCATACTAGAATTAGAGTTTTGAGTCCTCAGTTTATCACTTTTAATGATAAActttggttgtctagagtgcacTTGATGTAA